One region of Eupeodes corollae chromosome 1, idEupCoro1.1, whole genome shotgun sequence genomic DNA includes:
- the LOC129941091 gene encoding uncharacterized protein LOC129941091 — MKFLVVCGLLAVLAVAAVSSNSVKSGDGRPGCKTEQEITDKIYRNFWDSTCYWVCSELGKAATSVRCPDEEGFVYSLRKCVPWDEWIWEPLIAPLSTPDQYEQNVNQNAASSTPSEN; from the exons ATGAAATTCTTGG tcgtTTGTGGTCTCTTGGCTGTTCTGGCAGTCGCAGCAGTAAGCTCAAACTCTGTGAAATCTGGTGATGGTCGTCCTGGATGCAAAACTGAGCAGGAAATCACAGATAAAATTTATAGGAACTTCTGGGATTCAACTTGTTACTGGGTTTGCTCGGAACTTGGAAAGGCTGCAACATCAGTAAGATGCCCCGATGAAGAGGGATTCGTTTATAGCCTGAGAAAATGTGTTCCATGGGACGAATGGATATGGGAACCACTTATAGCTCCATTGAGTACACCAGATCAATATGAACAAAATGTAAATCAGAATGCTGCATCGAGTACACcatcagaaaattaa